The sequence below is a genomic window from Methanomicrobiales archaeon.
ACCTTCGCCTCCCCGGCGCGGATGTCTGCCAGCAGACTCTCCTCGTCCCGGGTCAGGCCCCGCAGGAACTTCCGGCGGGCGCGTGCCGGCATGATCGCGACCAGATCGGTCATCCCCATCTGCTTCAGTTCGTCCATGCTGAACCCGCGGTAGGTGAACTCCTCACGCCGCCTCGGCATCCGTTTCGCTGTCTTCTTGACCATGGCTCTCTACCTCTTCTTCTTGCCGGTTCGCCGGGCAGCGATCAGTCCTATCTTCCGTCCGGGCGGGGTTCCCCGCGATACGGTCTTGGGCCTCCCGGCATGCTGGTGTGCGCCGCCGCCGAAGGGATGGTCGATCACGTTCATGGCGACGCCCCGCACATTCGGCCATTTCGAGGCCGTGTTCTTCATCTTGTGGTACTTCTTGCCGGCCTTCACGAAGGGCTTCTCCCCCCGGCCGCCGCCGGCCACGATGCCGACAGTCGCCAGGGAGCGGTTGTTGAACCACTTCGTCTTGCCGCTGGGCATGCGGACGCCCACCTTCCCGTCCTCGGACTTGCCCATGATGACGGCCTGGGCGCCCGACGATCGGACGAACTTCCCCCCGTCACCGGGGCGGGCCTCGATGTTGCAGACGTAGGCGCCGACGGGGATCGCCCCGAGGGGGAGGGTGTTTCCGCTCCGCACCTCTGCCTGCGCCCCCCAGGCGACCGTGTCGCCGGTGGCGAGCCCTTCGGTGGCGAGCATGTAGAACTTGCTGCCGTTCTCGAGCTGCACCCGTGCGATGGGCGCGTGCCGTGCCGGGTCGTGCTCGATGTCGATGACAGTCCCCCGGGCCTGCTCGTCCGGGGCCGCCGGGTGCTTCAGTTCTGCCTTGTAGTTGTGGGAAGGTGCGCGATAGGACGGGCCGCCTCTGCCCCTGTTCTGTGTCTGGATTCGATGTCCCATTTCCTCACCTACATGATTCCAAGCCGGCTCAGGATCTCCTCGGCGGCTTTTTCGTCCTGGAAGCTGACAATCGCCTTCTTCTCACCCTTCATGGTGAGCATGGTGCGGACGGATCTGACCTCTTTATCAAAGGCCCGCTCGATCTCTCTCTTGATCTCGCCCTTGGTCGCCTCCCGGTGCACCAGGAACTGGAGCTTGTTCTCGTTCTCCAGGAGCATCATGGCCTTCTCTGTCACGAACGGATACTTCAGGACCATCTCACATCCCCTCCAGCGTCCGCAGCGCACTCCGCGTCCAGAGGGTGAGTCTGCCCGCCTGGGCGCCGGGCGCCAGGTGCTCCGTGTTCAGCCGGCGGACGCTGACCGCGTCCACCCCTGCCAGGTTGGATGCGGCGCGCGAAGGCTCGCCGGCGGTCACGATCAGGATGCTCTTGCGCTGCTTGTAGCGGCGACCCCGCAGCTTGCCCCGCCCCGCACGGACGGTCCGGCTCGCCTTGGCCCGCTCCACGTCGGCGTACGCGCCCACGGCGCCCAGCACCGCGATGACCTCGGAGGTCTTCTCGAGGTGCTCGAACTCGTCGGTGAGCACCAGCGGGAGGGCCCCCTCGTAGCGGTGTCCCCGCATGCGGACGAGTTCCCCCCTGCACGTGGCTGCAATCGCTGATTGAAGCGCTTTTCTCTTCTCCTTCTTGTTGATCTTCTCGACGAGCACCTTCTCGGCCTTCGGCGGATGGGCCTCGCGCCCGCCCTTCGCCTGCGGCACGCGGGCGGCGCGGGACGCGTTCTTCAGCCGCGGCACCTGGGCGACACCCCTGCCGGATCCCCAGGAGTCCGCCGAGGTGCGGATGCCGGCGTAGACGTCGGTGCCGTGCGGCTGGAACCGCCGGCTCTGGATCGCCAGCACGTCTTTTTTGATGAGGTCCGGTCTGTAGTCCGACTCGAATACGGGCGGCAGCTCGATCTCTTCCACGACCCCGCCGTCCAGTGCTAGAACCTTTGCTCTCATCTCAATCACCCTGCTTGCTCTGGACGCTGACCATGTGGATGACGGGTGTGCGAATCTTGTGTTCGCCCAGGCGCATTGCCGGGCGGATGCGGATCAGCCGCTTGCAGGGGCCCGGAACGGATCCCTTGATCATGATGTAGGGATTGTGGACGATGCCGTAGTGGAGGAAACCTCCGCTCGGGGTGATCTCGCTGCCGTCCGTTCCGATCTTCAGGATGCGCTTGTTGAACTCCGTGCGCTGCTGGTAGCCCGTCTGCCCCATCTGGGGAACCTGCCAGCGGATGTGGTGCGGGTTCCAGGGTCCCAGCGTGCCGATGTGCCGTTCCTTGCCCCCGCGGGAGTGCTTCCGCTTGCGCAGCTTGACGCCCCATCGCTTGACCGGCCCCTGCGTCCCCTTTCCCGTGGTGATCGCCGTGATGTCGGCGTAGGCGCCGGGCTCGATGACCTTCTCGACGCCCACCTCTTTCCCCAGGATGGAGAGGCCGAACTCGAACCGCTCGGGAAGAGCGCTGCCGCCGATGCGGATCTCCATCAGGTCGGGGACCTTCTTGGGGATGCCGCTCACCGCTGCCGGCTGCGTGTACATCAGGGCAAAGAGATCGGAGACGCTGCCGCTCCCGATCCCGGCGCGGATGGTCTCGAGCGCCTTCTCGTGGTCATTCTTTCCGGCGGTGAGCCGCCTCTTCAGCTCCGGATCGAGCGTCTCCGCCCACACCTCCGTGAGTGCATGGCTGCCGTAGGTGTCCCTGGTGTAGGCGCGCAGTGCCGCCACCTTCATCGAGGGGACCTCCACGATGGTCACCGGGACCATGATGTCCTTCCCCTCGGTGGGGCTGTTCTTGTGATCGTCGACCATGATCACGTGCGTCATGCCTACCTTGTAGCCGGCAAACCCCTGCAGAACGGGGGCCCCTGCCGTTTCAGCCCAGGACTGGTACTTCGGTACCGGGCTCCGGGCGCGTTTCCTCGGGCTGTAGGCAAGGGATCCCCTGCGCGGTCTCGTTGCTTTGGGCATACTCTTCTAACCCCTCTACTCTTCGATGATGTTGATCAGTGCGAGTGCCGCTGTTACGGCCTCTTCTGTTCGTACGGTTGCGGAGCCCTGACCGGGCACGACATTGATCCAGGCGTCGGCGAACTCCGAGCCGGAGTGCCCCTCCCGCTCGAGAAGCGCCGGTACACCGTGATGCGGCGAGCCGAACGCCACGATCGCATCCCCCCGGCAGCGTGTGAGCCGCTGCCGGAGTGTGTCGCAGGTGGCGACCTCA
It includes:
- a CDS encoding 50S ribosomal protein L23; this translates as MVLKYPFVTEKAMMLLENENKLQFLVHREATKGEIKREIERAFDKEVRSVRTMLTMKGEKKAIVSFQDEKAAEEILSRLGIM
- a CDS encoding 50S ribosomal protein L2, which gives rise to MGHRIQTQNRGRGGPSYRAPSHNYKAELKHPAAPDEQARGTVIDIEHDPARHAPIARVQLENGSKFYMLATEGLATGDTVAWGAQAEVRSGNTLPLGAIPVGAYVCNIEARPGDGGKFVRSSGAQAVIMGKSEDGKVGVRMPSGKTKWFNNRSLATVGIVAGGGRGEKPFVKAGKKYHKMKNTASKWPNVRGVAMNVIDHPFGGGAHQHAGRPKTVSRGTPPGRKIGLIAARRTGKKKR
- the rpl4p gene encoding 50S ribosomal protein L4; this translates as MRAKVLALDGGVVEEIELPPVFESDYRPDLIKKDVLAIQSRRFQPHGTDVYAGIRTSADSWGSGRGVAQVPRLKNASRAARVPQAKGGREAHPPKAEKVLVEKINKKEKRKALQSAIAATCRGELVRMRGHRYEGALPLVLTDEFEHLEKTSEVIAVLGAVGAYADVERAKASRTVRAGRGKLRGRRYKQRKSILIVTAGEPSRAASNLAGVDAVSVRRLNTEHLAPGAQAGRLTLWTRSALRTLEGM
- a CDS encoding 50S ribosomal protein L3: MPKATRPRRGSLAYSPRKRARSPVPKYQSWAETAGAPVLQGFAGYKVGMTHVIMVDDHKNSPTEGKDIMVPVTIVEVPSMKVAALRAYTRDTYGSHALTEVWAETLDPELKRRLTAGKNDHEKALETIRAGIGSGSVSDLFALMYTQPAAVSGIPKKVPDLMEIRIGGSALPERFEFGLSILGKEVGVEKVIEPGAYADITAITTGKGTQGPVKRWGVKLRKRKHSRGGKERHIGTLGPWNPHHIRWQVPQMGQTGYQQRTEFNKRILKIGTDGSEITPSGGFLHYGIVHNPYIMIKGSVPGPCKRLIRIRPAMRLGEHKIRTPVIHMVSVQSKQGD